A genomic region of Colletes latitarsis isolate SP2378_abdomen chromosome 7, iyColLati1, whole genome shotgun sequence contains the following coding sequences:
- the Trpm gene encoding transient receptor potential cation channel, subfamily M isoform X1, which translates to MAIGSIICGASTPKMKRKKAKATERSWIEATFQKRECSKFIPSAKDEHRFMQVQGDKNAEYDVITTSRCCCGYSYTHHCGTGADVQSYTASNTKEKDREQWSPGKNTRPFPTDAYGTIEFQGGPHPTKAQYVRLAHDTRPEPIVQLLCREWNLGLPKLLITVHGGRPNFDLQPSLKKVLRKGLLKAAKTTGAWIFTGGTNTGVTRQVGDALLLERSQRQGRVVSIGIAPWGILDKSHELVSRGGEVPYDCLSSPWSKYAVLNNRHAYFLLVDNGTGGRYGAEIVLRRKLEKYISNLKLQPYTHSSIPVVALVIEGGTNTIRSVLEYVTDDPPVPVVVCDGSGRAADLIAFMHKYASEGDGENGDNEGPLESMREHVLETIKRTFKVSTEPACQLYSELLQCTRKKHLITVFRITQDRPQELDQTILTALFKSKQLSPAEQLSLSLIWNRVDIARSEIFVYGQKWPPGALEQAMMQALQHDRIDFVKLLLENGVSMRKFLSIPRLEELYNTKEGPSNTLGYILRDVRPNIPRGYMYTLHDIGLVINKLMGGAYRSQYTRRRFRVIYTKVMKRSGAHQQHMHRNSCAWGGATRYYSGSGNKQESSTISLLAETLPANRDTPLFDYPFNELLIWAVLTKRQQMALLMWQHGEEALAKSLVALKLYKAMAHEAAEDDLETEVYDELRNYGKEFENIALELLDYCYRQDDDQTQQLLTSELQNWSGQTCLSLAVTANHRPLLAHTCSQIILADLWMGGLRTRKNTNLKVVLGLVCPFYIARLEFKSREELQLMPQTQEEHLIALEDEKEDSDSEHGAPTGPDVEKRQRRSLSVRNKSSSQQGAKLSSRKTSVYSVSESVPALISNEHTTTVVKETIVQENGKVLTDNDDGVHRSYGIHSDYYDTKTSRPLRLKKKLYEFYTAPITKFWANAIAYIIFLVLFSYCILIHMDDHPSLAEIYAITYVCTLGCEKVREIATSEPATLSHKFSVWAWNMWNPCDAAAIIFFQIGLALRLRHSTLDVGRVIYCVDCIYWYLRIFNILGVNKYFGPLVTMMGKMVKNMIYFVVLLLVVLMSFGVTRQAILNPNAEPKLKIIRDIFMEPYFMLYGEVYADNIDPDCGDEPGMIPCLPGRWITPAVMSIYLLVANILLINLLIAVFNNIFNEVNAVAHQVWMFQRFTVVMEYEQKPVLPPPLIVVCHIYLLVKYLLRYVTQGKASAGETYDNGLKLFLEVDDMERLYDFEEDCVEGYFREQELKLQMSTEERVKVTTERVENMHQKIEDIDKKEHTQNASLQAVEFRIRKLEELNEQTLAHLGVIHRFMATHMPNIETLSGFDVEGRVRRVSERSEVLSETDSHTQLPTIALKRKRLMRSLTDGTFLNMGQPLDDDVLKHSEVATSRENLSRNESSVSGDGQIVQDDMKTTTSQETEVSKGDGEGETIKKESQTDSREPSMDPSVEPSREPSSRELSTDPSRQTSRELSRETSREATSREATSKEPSREASSEAPASEPTRQDSTERPTRQNSRTRSESDDVMVLPSRGVTWAEPRVAVIPSVSSTSSTQRSILLAMRAEYTSITDELESYCGLLSPPRTPPISPPPSRARHHTGMSNAEMAWQIENEHLRDAEECDYQQMEDLIQRRYIGDDDEPVHTSDEASGGGPFFISNEHRHQLRRSSAIDEESRRPAPTISVTREIEQTLSRPPIRDSESSDPNDKNLSTVPAPASETMC; encoded by the exons ATGGCAATTGGAAGTATTATCTGTGGAGCAAGCACTCCTAAAATGAAGAgaaaaaaggcaaag GCAACCGAACGCAGTTGGATAGAGGCGACATTTCAAAAAAGGGAATGTTCGAAGTTTATTCCGAGCGCTAAAGATGAGCACAG GTTTATGCAAGTACAGGGAGATAAGAATGCAGAGTATGATGTGATCACCACTTCCAG ATGTTGTTGCGGATATTCTTATACTCATCACTGCGGAACCGGTGCAGACGTACAAAGTTATACTGCTAGTAATACCAAAGAAAAAGATCGAGAGCAATGGTCACCTGGTAAAAATACACGGCCGTTTCCAACCGATGCGTACGGTACAATTGAATTTCAAGGCGGGCCGCATCCAACGAAAGCACAG TACGTGAGACTAGCCCACGATACGAGGCCAGAGCCAATAGTACAATTACTGTGTAGAGAATGGAACTTAGGATTACCGAAATTGCTGATCACTGTACACGGTGGTCGTCCAAATTTTGACCTTCAGCCTAGTTTGAAGAAAGTTTTGAGAAAAGGTTTATTGAAGGCTGCAAAAACAACTGGCGCATGGATTTTCACAGGCGGAACTAATACAG GTGTTACGAGGCAGGTAGGAGACGCATTGCTGTTGGAAAGATCTCAAAGGCAGGGACGCGTTGTGAGCATAGGCATAGCgccatgggggattttagataaAAGCCATGAGCTTGTGAGCCGCGGAGGCGAAGTACCTTATGATTGCCTTTCGTCTCCATg GTCCAAATATGCGGTTCTAAATAATCGACACGCGTATTTTTTATTGGTGGACAATGGTACTGGCGGTCGTTATGGCGCGGAGATCGTGTTGCGTAGGAAGTTAGAGAAATATATTTCCAATTTAAAATTACAGCCAT ATACGCACAGCAGCATCCCTGTCGTGGCATTAGTGATCGAGGGAGGAACAAACACAATACGTTCGGTATTAGAGTATGTTACGGATGATCCACCTGTTCCTGTAGTGGTTTGCGATGGCTCGGGCCGTGCAGCTGATCTCATCGCTTTCATGCACAA aTACGCGTCGGAAGGAGATGGAGAGAACGGGGATAACGAGGGACCATTAGAGAGTATGAGAGAACATGTTTTGGAAACTATAAAGCGCACCTTTAAAGTTTCTACCGAACCAGCATGCCAATTGTACTCGGAACTTCTGCAGTGTACGCGTAAAAAACACTTG ATAACAGTATTTAGGATAACTCAAGATCGTCCCCAAGAACTTGACCAAACAATATTGACAGCATTGTTCAAGTCCAAGCAATTGTCACCGGCCGAACAGCTATCGTTATCCTTGATTTGGAACAGAGTGGACATAGCACGCAGCGAAATATTCGTTTACGGGCAGAAATGGCCGCCGGGTGCTTTGGAACAAGCTATGATGCAAGCTTTGCAACACGATAGAATCGATTTTGTAAAACTGCTTTTGGAGAATGGCGTCTCTATGCGAAAGTTCTTATCGATACCGCGTCTTGAAGAGCTTTATAATACC AAAGAAGGTCCTTCGAATACACTGGGCTACATTCTGCGCGACGTCCGACCAAATATTCCGCGTGGTTACATGTACACGTTACACGACATCGGGCTcgtgataaataaattaatggGAGGGGCGTACCGTTCTCAATACACTCGCAGAAGATTTCGCGTCATCTACACCAAAGTGATGAAAAGATCGGGTGCTCATCAACAGCACATGCATCGAAACAGCTGTGCATGGGGTGGCGCTACCCGTTACTATTCAGGATCCGGTAACAAACAAGAGAGTTCGACGATAAGTTTGCTCGCTGAAACGTTGCCGGCTAATCGCGATACACCTCTTTTCGATTACCCTTTTAACGAGCTGCTTATTTGGGCCGTTCTGACGAAGCGCCAGCAAATGGCGTTGCTGATGTGGCAGCACGGCGAAGAAGCTTTGGCGAAGTCGCTGGTCGCCCTCAAATTATACAAAGCCATGGCGCACGAAGCCGCCGAGGACGACCTCGAAACGGAAGTGTACGACGAGTTACGAAATTACGGAAAGGAATTCGAGAACATTG CGTTAGAATTGTTAGATTACTGCTATCGCCAGGACGATGATCAGACGCAGCAGCTTTTGACCTCCGAACTTCAGAATTGGTCCGGACAGACGTGTCTTTCCCTAGCTGTTACAGCTAATCATCGTCCGTTGTTGGCGCATACTTGCAGTCAAATCATTTTAGCTGATCTATGGATGGGCGGTCTTCGGACAAGAAAGAACACAAATTTGAAG gtTGTACTCGGGCTAGTCTGTCCATTTTACATAGCACGTTTGGAATTCAAAAGTCGCGAGGAGTTACAATTAATGCCGCAAACCCAAGAGGAGCATTTGATCGCTCTCGAGGATGAAAAGGAGGACAGCGATTCCGAGCACGGCGCGCCAACCGGTCCTGACGTCGAG AAACGTCAGCGCAGGAGCCTGAGCGTACGCAACAAATCCAGCAGCCAACAAGGCGCTAAG TTATCATCAAGGAAAACTTCTGTTTATTCAGTATCGGAATCCGTACCG GCCTTGATCAGCAACGAACACACTACAACAGTGGTGAAAGAAACGATCGTGCAAGAAAATGGGAAAGTTCTGACGGACAATGACGATGGCGTTCATCGTTCTTATGGCATTCACTCCGACTATTATGATACTAAGACCAGCCGGCCGTTGCGACTGAAGAAAAAATTATATGAATTTTATACGGCCCCTATCACTAAATTTTGGGCGAACGCT ATAGCGTATATTATTTTTTTGGTactcttctcatactgcattcttatacACATGGATGATCATCCATCGCTGGCAGAGATCTATGCAATCACGTATGTCTGCACATTGGGATGCGAGAAAGTACGCGAAATCGCAACATCCGAGCCGGCCACACTTTCACACAAATTTAGCGTGTGGGCATGGAACATGTGGAATCCTTGCGACGCGGCTgctattattttttttcaaatcgGTCTGGCCTTACGTTTGCGACATTCTACGCTCGACGTTGGTCGTGTCATCTACTGCGTTGATTGCATTTATTGGTATTTGCGGATATTCAATATCCTTGGTGTAAATAAATACTTTG GTCCATTGGTTACCATGATGGGAAAGATGGTAAAAAACATGATATACTTTGTAGTGCTCTTGCTAGTCGTATTGATGAGCTTTGGCGTAACACGGCAAGCTATTTTAAATCCCAATGCTGAGCCTAAATTAAAAATCATTCGAGAC ATATTCATGGAGCCATATTTCATGCTATACGGAGAAGTGTACGCAGACAACATAGACCCTGATTGCGGAGACGAACCGGGAATGATACCATGTCTTCCAGGCCGTTGGATCACACCTGCTGTAATGTCTATTTATCTTTTAGTCGCAAACATTTTGCTGATAAACCTTCTGATTGCGGTTTTTAACAATATTTTCAATGAGGTAAACGCGGTGGCGCACCAAGTTTGGATGTTCCAACGTTTTACTGTTGTTATGGAGTATGAACAGAAACCAGTTTTACCTCCTCCGCTCATTGTAGTTTGTCACATATATCTGCTGGTGAAATATTTGCTGCGATATGTGACGCAAGGCAAAGCAAGTGCGGGTGAAACGTACGACAACGGGCTTAAGTTGTTCCTAGAGGTCGACGACATGGAGCGTCTCTACGATTTTGAAGAAGACTGCGTCGAAGGATACTTTCGCGAGCAAGAACTGAAGCTGCAGATGTCAACGGAGGAGAGAGTGAAGGTTACGACGGAAAGGGTCGAGAATATGCATCAGAAGATAGAAGACATTGATAAGAAGGAACACACGCAGAATGCTTCGCTGCAG GCGGTGGAATTTCGCATCCGTAAGCTGGAGGAGTTGAACGAGCAGACATTGGCTCACCTGGGTGTCATCCATCGGTTCATGGCGACGCACATGCCCAACATAGAAACGTTATCCGGCTTCGACGTGGAAGGACGCGTACGCCGAGTGTCGGAGCGTTCGGAAGTTCTGTCAGAAACGGATTCTCACACGCAACTACCGACCATTGCCCTTAAACGCAAGAGGCTGATGCGATCGTTGACCGACGGGACGTTCCTCAACATGGGTCAGCCGTTGGACGACGACGTGCTGAAACATTCAGAGGTAGCCACGTCCCGCGAGAATCTTAGCAGAAACGAATCGTCCGTAAGCGGGGACGGGCAGATCGTTCAGGACGACATGAAGACAACGACCAGCCAGGAAACCGAGGTGAGCAAAGGCGACGGCGAAGGGGAAACTATAAAGAAGGAATCGCAGACGGACAGCAGAGAACCGAGCATGGATCCCAGTGTCGAGCCAAGCAGAGAACCGAGCAGCAGAGAGTTAAGCACAGACCCGAGTAGACAAACGAGCAGGGAACTGAGCAGAGAGACGAGCAGAGAAGCGACCAGCAGAGAGGCTACCAGCAAAGAACCAAGCAGAGAAGCGAGCAGCGAGGCTCCTGCTTCGGAACCGACCAGACAAGACTCGACGGAACGTCCCACGCGGCAAAACAGCAGAACACGCTCAGAGTCCGACGACGTGATGGTGTTACCCTCGAGAGGTGTCACCTGGGCTGAACCACGAGTCGCGGTGATTCCATCCGTGTCGTCGACGAGCAGCACCCAACGTTCGATTCTGCTGGCGATGCGCGCCGAATACACCAGCATAACGGACGAGTTGGAGAGTTACTGCGGCCTTCTCAGTCCGCCGCGAACGCCACCGATTTCGCCGCCTCCTTCGAGGGCCAGGCACCACACCGGCATGTCGAACGCGGAGATGGCCTGGCAGATCGAGAACGAACATCTGCGCGACGCCGAGGAATGCGATTACCAGCAGATGGAAGATCTGATACAGAGAAGATACATAGGCGACGACGACGAGCCCGTGCACACGTCGGACGAAGCAAGCGGCGGCGGGCCATTCTTCATATCGAACGAGCACAGACACCAGCTACGCAGATCGTCCGCCATCGACGAGGAATCTCGTAGGCCGGCGCCTACTATCAGTGTGACGAGAGAGATCGAACAAACGCTTTCACGGCCGCCGATCCGCGACTCCGAAAGTTCCGATCCGAACGACAAGAACCTGAGTACCGTACCTGCTCCAGCTTCGGAGACCATGTGCTGA
- the Trpm gene encoding transient receptor potential cation channel, subfamily M isoform X3: MAIGSIICGASTPKMKRKKAKATERSWIEATFQKRECSKFIPSAKDEHRFMQVQGDKNAEYDVITTSRCCCGYSYTHHCGTGADVQSYTASNTKEKDREQWSPGKNTRPFPTDAYGTIEFQGGPHPTKAQYVRLAHDTRPEPIVQLLCREWNLGLPKLLITVHGGRPNFDLQPSLKKVLRKGLLKAAKTTGAWIFTGGTNTGVTRQVGDALLLERSQRQGRVVSIGIAPWGILDKSHELVSRGGEVPYDCLSSPWSKYAVLNNRHAYFLLVDNGTGGRYGAEIVLRRKLEKYISNLKLQPYTHSSIPVVALVIEGGTNTIRSVLEYVTDDPPVPVVVCDGSGRAADLIAFMHKYASEGDGENGDNEGPLESMREHVLETIKRTFKVSTEPACQLYSELLQCTRKKHLITVFRITQDRPQELDQTILTALFKSKQLSPAEQLSLSLIWNRVDIARSEIFVYGQKWPPGALEQAMMQALQHDRIDFVKLLLENGVSMRKFLSIPRLEELYNTKEGPSNTLGYILRDVRPNIPRGYMYTLHDIGLVINKLMGGAYRSQYTRRRFRVIYTKVMKRSGAHQQHMHRNSCAWGGATRYYSGSGNKQESSTISLLAETLPANRDTPLFDYPFNELLIWAVLTKRQQMALLMWQHGEEALAKSLVALKLYKAMAHEAAEDDLETEVYDELRNYGKEFENIALELLDYCYRQDDDQTQQLLTSELQNWSGQTCLSLAVTANHRPLLAHTCSQIILADLWMGGLRTRKNTNLKVVLGLVCPFYIARLEFKSREELQLMPQTQEEHLIALEDEKEDSDSEHGAPTGPDVEKRQRRSLSVRNKSSSQQGAKALISNEHTTTVVKETIVQENGKVLTDNDDGVHRSYGIHSDYYDTKTSRPLRLKKKLYEFYTAPITKFWANAIAYIIFLVLFSYCILIHMDDHPSLAEIYAITYVCTLGCEKVREIATSEPATLSHKFSVWAWNMWNPCDAAAIIFFQIGLALRLRHSTLDVGRVIYCVDCIYWYLRIFNILGVNKYFGPLVTMMGKMVKNMIYFVVLLLVVLMSFGVTRQAILNPNAEPKLKIIRDIFMEPYFMLYGEVYADNIDPDCGDEPGMIPCLPGRWITPAVMSIYLLVANILLINLLIAVFNNIFNEVNAVAHQVWMFQRFTVVMEYEQKPVLPPPLIVVCHIYLLVKYLLRYVTQGKASAGETYDNGLKLFLEVDDMERLYDFEEDCVEGYFREQELKLQMSTEERVKVTTERVENMHQKIEDIDKKEHTQNASLQAVEFRIRKLEELNEQTLAHLGVIHRFMATHMPNIETLSGFDVEGRVRRVSERSEVLSETDSHTQLPTIALKRKRLMRSLTDGTFLNMGQPLDDDVLKHSEVATSRENLSRNESSVSGDGQIVQDDMKTTTSQETEVSKGDGEGETIKKESQTDSREPSMDPSVEPSREPSSRELSTDPSRQTSRELSRETSREATSREATSKEPSREASSEAPASEPTRQDSTERPTRQNSRTRSESDDVMVLPSRGVTWAEPRVAVIPSVSSTSSTQRSILLAMRAEYTSITDELESYCGLLSPPRTPPISPPPSRARHHTGMSNAEMAWQIENEHLRDAEECDYQQMEDLIQRRYIGDDDEPVHTSDEASGGGPFFISNEHRHQLRRSSAIDEESRRPAPTISVTREIEQTLSRPPIRDSESSDPNDKNLSTVPAPASETMC; encoded by the exons ATGGCAATTGGAAGTATTATCTGTGGAGCAAGCACTCCTAAAATGAAGAgaaaaaaggcaaag GCAACCGAACGCAGTTGGATAGAGGCGACATTTCAAAAAAGGGAATGTTCGAAGTTTATTCCGAGCGCTAAAGATGAGCACAG GTTTATGCAAGTACAGGGAGATAAGAATGCAGAGTATGATGTGATCACCACTTCCAG ATGTTGTTGCGGATATTCTTATACTCATCACTGCGGAACCGGTGCAGACGTACAAAGTTATACTGCTAGTAATACCAAAGAAAAAGATCGAGAGCAATGGTCACCTGGTAAAAATACACGGCCGTTTCCAACCGATGCGTACGGTACAATTGAATTTCAAGGCGGGCCGCATCCAACGAAAGCACAG TACGTGAGACTAGCCCACGATACGAGGCCAGAGCCAATAGTACAATTACTGTGTAGAGAATGGAACTTAGGATTACCGAAATTGCTGATCACTGTACACGGTGGTCGTCCAAATTTTGACCTTCAGCCTAGTTTGAAGAAAGTTTTGAGAAAAGGTTTATTGAAGGCTGCAAAAACAACTGGCGCATGGATTTTCACAGGCGGAACTAATACAG GTGTTACGAGGCAGGTAGGAGACGCATTGCTGTTGGAAAGATCTCAAAGGCAGGGACGCGTTGTGAGCATAGGCATAGCgccatgggggattttagataaAAGCCATGAGCTTGTGAGCCGCGGAGGCGAAGTACCTTATGATTGCCTTTCGTCTCCATg GTCCAAATATGCGGTTCTAAATAATCGACACGCGTATTTTTTATTGGTGGACAATGGTACTGGCGGTCGTTATGGCGCGGAGATCGTGTTGCGTAGGAAGTTAGAGAAATATATTTCCAATTTAAAATTACAGCCAT ATACGCACAGCAGCATCCCTGTCGTGGCATTAGTGATCGAGGGAGGAACAAACACAATACGTTCGGTATTAGAGTATGTTACGGATGATCCACCTGTTCCTGTAGTGGTTTGCGATGGCTCGGGCCGTGCAGCTGATCTCATCGCTTTCATGCACAA aTACGCGTCGGAAGGAGATGGAGAGAACGGGGATAACGAGGGACCATTAGAGAGTATGAGAGAACATGTTTTGGAAACTATAAAGCGCACCTTTAAAGTTTCTACCGAACCAGCATGCCAATTGTACTCGGAACTTCTGCAGTGTACGCGTAAAAAACACTTG ATAACAGTATTTAGGATAACTCAAGATCGTCCCCAAGAACTTGACCAAACAATATTGACAGCATTGTTCAAGTCCAAGCAATTGTCACCGGCCGAACAGCTATCGTTATCCTTGATTTGGAACAGAGTGGACATAGCACGCAGCGAAATATTCGTTTACGGGCAGAAATGGCCGCCGGGTGCTTTGGAACAAGCTATGATGCAAGCTTTGCAACACGATAGAATCGATTTTGTAAAACTGCTTTTGGAGAATGGCGTCTCTATGCGAAAGTTCTTATCGATACCGCGTCTTGAAGAGCTTTATAATACC AAAGAAGGTCCTTCGAATACACTGGGCTACATTCTGCGCGACGTCCGACCAAATATTCCGCGTGGTTACATGTACACGTTACACGACATCGGGCTcgtgataaataaattaatggGAGGGGCGTACCGTTCTCAATACACTCGCAGAAGATTTCGCGTCATCTACACCAAAGTGATGAAAAGATCGGGTGCTCATCAACAGCACATGCATCGAAACAGCTGTGCATGGGGTGGCGCTACCCGTTACTATTCAGGATCCGGTAACAAACAAGAGAGTTCGACGATAAGTTTGCTCGCTGAAACGTTGCCGGCTAATCGCGATACACCTCTTTTCGATTACCCTTTTAACGAGCTGCTTATTTGGGCCGTTCTGACGAAGCGCCAGCAAATGGCGTTGCTGATGTGGCAGCACGGCGAAGAAGCTTTGGCGAAGTCGCTGGTCGCCCTCAAATTATACAAAGCCATGGCGCACGAAGCCGCCGAGGACGACCTCGAAACGGAAGTGTACGACGAGTTACGAAATTACGGAAAGGAATTCGAGAACATTG CGTTAGAATTGTTAGATTACTGCTATCGCCAGGACGATGATCAGACGCAGCAGCTTTTGACCTCCGAACTTCAGAATTGGTCCGGACAGACGTGTCTTTCCCTAGCTGTTACAGCTAATCATCGTCCGTTGTTGGCGCATACTTGCAGTCAAATCATTTTAGCTGATCTATGGATGGGCGGTCTTCGGACAAGAAAGAACACAAATTTGAAG gtTGTACTCGGGCTAGTCTGTCCATTTTACATAGCACGTTTGGAATTCAAAAGTCGCGAGGAGTTACAATTAATGCCGCAAACCCAAGAGGAGCATTTGATCGCTCTCGAGGATGAAAAGGAGGACAGCGATTCCGAGCACGGCGCGCCAACCGGTCCTGACGTCGAG AAACGTCAGCGCAGGAGCCTGAGCGTACGCAACAAATCCAGCAGCCAACAAGGCGCTAAG GCCTTGATCAGCAACGAACACACTACAACAGTGGTGAAAGAAACGATCGTGCAAGAAAATGGGAAAGTTCTGACGGACAATGACGATGGCGTTCATCGTTCTTATGGCATTCACTCCGACTATTATGATACTAAGACCAGCCGGCCGTTGCGACTGAAGAAAAAATTATATGAATTTTATACGGCCCCTATCACTAAATTTTGGGCGAACGCT ATAGCGTATATTATTTTTTTGGTactcttctcatactgcattcttatacACATGGATGATCATCCATCGCTGGCAGAGATCTATGCAATCACGTATGTCTGCACATTGGGATGCGAGAAAGTACGCGAAATCGCAACATCCGAGCCGGCCACACTTTCACACAAATTTAGCGTGTGGGCATGGAACATGTGGAATCCTTGCGACGCGGCTgctattattttttttcaaatcgGTCTGGCCTTACGTTTGCGACATTCTACGCTCGACGTTGGTCGTGTCATCTACTGCGTTGATTGCATTTATTGGTATTTGCGGATATTCAATATCCTTGGTGTAAATAAATACTTTG GTCCATTGGTTACCATGATGGGAAAGATGGTAAAAAACATGATATACTTTGTAGTGCTCTTGCTAGTCGTATTGATGAGCTTTGGCGTAACACGGCAAGCTATTTTAAATCCCAATGCTGAGCCTAAATTAAAAATCATTCGAGAC ATATTCATGGAGCCATATTTCATGCTATACGGAGAAGTGTACGCAGACAACATAGACCCTGATTGCGGAGACGAACCGGGAATGATACCATGTCTTCCAGGCCGTTGGATCACACCTGCTGTAATGTCTATTTATCTTTTAGTCGCAAACATTTTGCTGATAAACCTTCTGATTGCGGTTTTTAACAATATTTTCAATGAGGTAAACGCGGTGGCGCACCAAGTTTGGATGTTCCAACGTTTTACTGTTGTTATGGAGTATGAACAGAAACCAGTTTTACCTCCTCCGCTCATTGTAGTTTGTCACATATATCTGCTGGTGAAATATTTGCTGCGATATGTGACGCAAGGCAAAGCAAGTGCGGGTGAAACGTACGACAACGGGCTTAAGTTGTTCCTAGAGGTCGACGACATGGAGCGTCTCTACGATTTTGAAGAAGACTGCGTCGAAGGATACTTTCGCGAGCAAGAACTGAAGCTGCAGATGTCAACGGAGGAGAGAGTGAAGGTTACGACGGAAAGGGTCGAGAATATGCATCAGAAGATAGAAGACATTGATAAGAAGGAACACACGCAGAATGCTTCGCTGCAG GCGGTGGAATTTCGCATCCGTAAGCTGGAGGAGTTGAACGAGCAGACATTGGCTCACCTGGGTGTCATCCATCGGTTCATGGCGACGCACATGCCCAACATAGAAACGTTATCCGGCTTCGACGTGGAAGGACGCGTACGCCGAGTGTCGGAGCGTTCGGAAGTTCTGTCAGAAACGGATTCTCACACGCAACTACCGACCATTGCCCTTAAACGCAAGAGGCTGATGCGATCGTTGACCGACGGGACGTTCCTCAACATGGGTCAGCCGTTGGACGACGACGTGCTGAAACATTCAGAGGTAGCCACGTCCCGCGAGAATCTTAGCAGAAACGAATCGTCCGTAAGCGGGGACGGGCAGATCGTTCAGGACGACATGAAGACAACGACCAGCCAGGAAACCGAGGTGAGCAAAGGCGACGGCGAAGGGGAAACTATAAAGAAGGAATCGCAGACGGACAGCAGAGAACCGAGCATGGATCCCAGTGTCGAGCCAAGCAGAGAACCGAGCAGCAGAGAGTTAAGCACAGACCCGAGTAGACAAACGAGCAGGGAACTGAGCAGAGAGACGAGCAGAGAAGCGACCAGCAGAGAGGCTACCAGCAAAGAACCAAGCAGAGAAGCGAGCAGCGAGGCTCCTGCTTCGGAACCGACCAGACAAGACTCGACGGAACGTCCCACGCGGCAAAACAGCAGAACACGCTCAGAGTCCGACGACGTGATGGTGTTACCCTCGAGAGGTGTCACCTGGGCTGAACCACGAGTCGCGGTGATTCCATCCGTGTCGTCGACGAGCAGCACCCAACGTTCGATTCTGCTGGCGATGCGCGCCGAATACACCAGCATAACGGACGAGTTGGAGAGTTACTGCGGCCTTCTCAGTCCGCCGCGAACGCCACCGATTTCGCCGCCTCCTTCGAGGGCCAGGCACCACACCGGCATGTCGAACGCGGAGATGGCCTGGCAGATCGAGAACGAACATCTGCGCGACGCCGAGGAATGCGATTACCAGCAGATGGAAGATCTGATACAGAGAAGATACATAGGCGACGACGACGAGCCCGTGCACACGTCGGACGAAGCAAGCGGCGGCGGGCCATTCTTCATATCGAACGAGCACAGACACCAGCTACGCAGATCGTCCGCCATCGACGAGGAATCTCGTAGGCCGGCGCCTACTATCAGTGTGACGAGAGAGATCGAACAAACGCTTTCACGGCCGCCGATCCGCGACTCCGAAAGTTCCGATCCGAACGACAAGAACCTGAGTACCGTACCTGCTCCAGCTTCGGAGACCATGTGCTGA